The following proteins come from a genomic window of Trifolium pratense cultivar HEN17-A07 linkage group LG4, ARS_RC_1.1, whole genome shotgun sequence:
- the LOC123922612 gene encoding uncharacterized protein LOC123922612 has protein sequence MDNMITNALGFNTPIYVPNDVDDPADDEYDADVNVERPNEEAQRFFDLLKETNTPLCEGSRDSKLTVCIRLLGIKSECLVSEYTMDLITKLMLDITIDRPLDLPKNYYEARQLVAKLGLGAKRIDCCVNGCMLYYSNEFGVDDGALLECKFCQEPRYRVTRNSRSVRRKPIPRKAMFYLPIIPRLQRLYASMQTASKMTWHRENYERRKMSVYPEFASEPRNVRLGLCSLQPQNPANKAINNALKSKFQAPYLNWTEVRADERGYQQFWNGFRSQVTWLNHHTAAIERILNKKATKRLSTLLFEARKKIKKDPSKPPLWLAGNSYPMLCRRWEEEEYIAKCIKNKANRNTDEANRACVHSGGSKSAGTLRLEFIQQFGRPPTFMEMNDMMHRYADSGEWTGARAQEVSRLTQIWVEEYNASQLRLPPHRRDNEDVRRNKMSLAFVKNAGGATRGRKFAAGCTSSLYASDPTGLRDVTYTSSSSSSTGRSRPTQREETDDEYEARMRATYREEFRDEFEASFDDRVDVRVQHILQEFFAQQRAPAGGGGGGVGSSSQASARQNQNAGEQEYRPDLSSMVNLNQLPEYREGDPVLSMSIEDMSQMLNEPVHLQFFDPTGQTSGSSSDGSGRNNQQTAFTEYQRSLNPQQDFIIPHPNQPQGNFFPNQAPINFVHRPVARPPLRTSLPGVVIHEGGRGRGRGRSRQPTDTGKGKRPLYQPPDQR, from the exons ATGGACAATATGATAACTAATGCCCTTGGGTTTAATACGCCGATTTATGTGCCAAATGATGTCGACGACCCTGCTGATGATGAATATGACGCTGATGTTAACGTCGAGAGACCAAATGAGGAAGCCCAGCGattttttgatcttttgaaaGAGACAAATACACCGTTGTGTGAAGGCTCTCGAGACTCAAAGTTAACGGTGTGTATTAGACTTTTGGGTATCAAGTCTGAATGTCTTGTTTCAGAATACACCATGGACTTGATAACAAAACTGATGTTGGATATAACAATAGACCGTCCTCTTGatttgccaaaaaattattacgAAGCAAGACAATTGGTTGCAAAGTTAGGACTCGGAGCGAAGAGAATTGACTGTTGTGTTAACGGATGTATGTTGTACTATAGCAACGAATTTGGTGTAGATGACGGTGCATTACttgaatgtaaattttgtcaagaaccaagatATCGTGTAACAAGAAATTCACGGTCAGTCAGAAGGAAGCCAATCCCAAGAAAGGCAATGTTCTATTTACCCATAATACCAAGGTTGCAAAGGTTGTATGCATCGATGCAAACAGCCAGTAAAATGACATGGCATCGTGAAAACTatgaaaggagaaaaatgtcag tttatCCTGAATTTGCTTCGGAGCCACGGAATGTCCGACTTGGGTTGTGCAGTTTGCAACCCCAAAATCCGGCGAATAAGGCAATCAATAATGCATTGAAATCCAAATTCCAGGCTCCATATCTCAACTGGACGGAGGTCAGGGCAGATGAGCGTggatatcaacaattttggaatggcttcagg TCGCAAGTAACTTGGCTGAATCACCACACAGCGGCTATTGAGcgtatattaaacaaaaaagccaccaagcgtctgtcgaccttactttttgaagcgcggaaaaagattaaaaaggatCCTTCAAAACCACCACTTTGGCTCGCTGGCAATTCATACCCTATGCTCTGCCGCAGATGGGAAGAGGAAGAGTATATTGCAAAGTGTATAAAGAACAAAGCCAACAGAAATACTGATGAAGCCAATCGTGCGTGCGTACACTCTGGAGGGTCTAAATCTGCCGGAACGCTTCGTCTTGAGTTCATCCAACAATTTGGTCGTCCACCCACCTTTATGGAGATGAATGACATGATGCACCGGTATGCAGATTCCGGTGAGTGGACGGGGGCAAGGGCGCAAGAAGTGTCG agGTTGACGCAAATTTGGGTTGAAGAATATAATGCAAGCCAACTACGACTACCACCTCATAGGCGAGATAATGAGGATGTTCGTCGAAACAAGATGTCGTTGGCTTTTGTTAAGAATGCTGGTGGTGCGACTCGAGGTCGCAAATTCGCTGCTGGGTGTACATCTTCTCTATATGCAAGTGACCCAACTGGTTTGAGAGATGTCACTtacacatcttcatcttcatcgagTACAGGACGCTCTCGTCCAACTCAAAGAGAGGAAACCGATGATGAGTATGAAGCGCGAATGAGGGCCACGTATAGAGAAGAATTCCGCGATGAGTTCGAAGCATCATTTGATGACCGGGTGGACGTACGGGTCCAACATATATTGCAGGAATTCTTTGCGCAGCAGAGGGCGCcggcggggggggggggggggggggttggatcatcatctcaggcttcggcacgacaaaatcaaaatgccggTGAACAAGAATATCGACCGGATTTGAGTAGCATGGTTAATTTGAATCAGCTGCCGGAGTACCGAGAGGGTGATCCAGTACTGAGTATGAGCATAGAGGATATGAGTCAGATGCTTAATGAACCAgttcatttacaattttttgatcctactgggcaaacaagtggaagcagtagtgacggaagcggtagaaataatcaacaaactgcTTTCACCGAATACCAGAGATCATTAAATCCACAACAAGACTTCATAATCCCACATCCAAATCAACCCCAAGGCAACTTCTTCCCAAATCAAGCCCCAATTAACTTCGTTCATAGGCCTGTGGCACGACCTCCTTTGCGAACGTCACTCCCCGGAGTCGTAATACACGAGGGAGGTAGAGGCCGAGGCCGAGGAAGGTCGCGTCAGCCAACAGACACTGGCAAGGGGAAGCGACCACTATATCAGCCGCCTGACCAACGttga
- the LOC123921837 gene encoding transcription factor MYB1-like, with protein sequence MEKTRGVRKGAWTYEEDKLLKDCINKYGEGKWHLVPQRAGLNRCRKSCRLRWLNYLNPTINRESFSEDEVDMMLRLHKLLGNRWSLIAARLPGRTANDVKNYWHTHLRKKVVPRKIEEKKKPIEITIKAHEIIKPQPRTFSSHSLWLNGKHNNFAKPPIVTVSTKDVPVAKDSDKECTMLPINGDGDSAAQPYAENSTMSTMWWDSLLNVSNDKIGSCSLLQEKEYSNLEFENVENFLNEDSNINVSECYWESNICEFDSLLDILN encoded by the exons ATGGAAAAGACAAGAGGTGTGAGAAAAGGTGCATGGACATATGAGGAAGATAAGCTACTCAAGGATTGCATTAACAAATATGGTGAAGGAAAGTGGCATTTAGTTCCTCAAAGAGCAG GATTGAATAGGTGCCGGAAAAGTTGTAGATTGAGGTGGTTAAATTATTTAAACCCTACCATTAATAGGGAAAGTTTTTCTGAGGATGAAGTTGATATGATGTTAAGGTTACACAAACTTCTAGGAAACAG atgGTCACTTATTGCTGCAAGACTTCCGGGTAGAACAGCTAATGATGTGAAGAACTATTGGCATACACACTTGCGCAAGAAAGTAGTACcaagaaaaatagaagaaaaaaagaaacctATCGAAATTACCATAAAAGCTCATGAAATTATTAAACCTCAACCTCGAACTTTTTCATCTCATTCACTTTGGTTGAATGGGAAACATAATAATTTTGCAAAACCACCAATTGTGACGGTTTCGACAAAAGATGTTCCTGTAGCTAAAGATAGTGACAAGGAGTGTACTATGCTACCAATTAATGGTGATGGAGATAGTGCTGCACAACCATATGCTGAAAATTCCACAATGTCTACCATGTGGTGGGATAGTTTGTTAAATGTGAGCAATGACAAGATTGGTTCATGCTCTTTGTTACAAGAGAAGGAATATTCCAATTTAGAGTTTGAAAATGTTGAGAATTTTTTGAATGAAGACTCCAATATTAATGTCAGTGAGTGCTATTGGGAATCCAATATTTGTGAATTTGATTCTCTTTTAGATATCTTAAATTAA